The Primulina huaijiensis isolate GDHJ02 chromosome 10, ASM1229523v2, whole genome shotgun sequence region ATCGTGAATCACCCCAAATTTTAAAAGACAATTTCGAGTATAATAGTCTTATAAAAATTATCATATGAtgaatttttgcatgaaaaattattatgggTCGACCATTTTCACCAcacaaaataaattaacttattggTAATTTACAAACCCCAGcacgtttttttattattaatttaaaattaaaaaatatttcaaaaatacttcaaaataaaataaatttaaaaattactttAAGACGTTGTCGAAAAGAACAGatgctaaaaattattttaaaatttggtgtaataaaataattttttgagataaatttggtgttataataaaatatttttgtagatATCTCTAATAATGATCCACGACTAAATCTAAAGAAGTTCATATGACTACCGCTCCGCGTTTCAAATTAGCCATGTTAGCTTGTTCTATTTACTCCCTTACAGTGGGATGCCGGAGTTGTCGTCCACAGTAAGCTCGATACACTCTCAACACGTTTTTGTATGATAACACGTCGATCAGTTGATTTAATAAGAAATGATTAATGAAATCCTATTATTTGTTCCGAATGGTACGATCCCAACATTACCATCCCAACATTACCCTAAAATGAAAGGGGATGATCTCAAagatcttttttttattaattatttcataattaaGATAGAATTCTTATTATGAAATGTAACCACGTGTATCTATTATAGTTCGACAAATAAGACCCCgaaaaataagataaaagtTGTCGCAAATTTTATACATATTATAGTCCATCTTCTCTAGTACCCAAATATtgttactaattaattaattaataaaactacattaaaaaaaagagtGTTGCAATAAATATAGATGATGGATGGAGCCAAAGAAAGGgtattgattttagttttgaattgattataACCCCCCATCCACAAATAAATATGTGTATGTATGTGATCCACTACTCATGCCTTGTAACTTTATTCTCTTTCCTCGATTTGTTATTCTTTCATGccaatgtttttttaaaagaaaatttaaataaaaatgtgctaaaaattttaatattgatattctttatattatatatattatataatataaatataaatgtaaTATAGCTTGGTGTAGTTTGCTTGTATTATACATATggtcatttattattttaaaatactatatattttacaagttttattatatattttttgatatttcgGTATCTTGGTATGTACTGaacatttcaaatttcatatcgATAACGTATCGAAAAATTCGGTATCATTATCGTACTGTACCGAAATATTTGGTATATCAAAAATTCggtaaatatgatattttttcgGTATGATAATGTCGATATGTctaaaatttagtatttttttagaTCCCTAATTATTATGCAATATAAATTTACATAAGATAATGAGATGAAACCTTGCCGTTTTTTTCTTTGATAAATATTAATCACTTAATGGTCCTTTCCATAAATATTACATTTATTTGCTATAACAAACGATCAAACTTCTTAGCTAGTTTATTGGATTAATTCGCTCTATTGATAATTGAAAACTAAAAGTTAAGTTTTATCATCTCATGTATATaatttaatagtattaaaagttttaatattatttacctaaaaatatgtttgaaaatttaattaaatcgaTCGATATTGATAATACGTAGCATCACAGCAACGTGATTTTCAATTGTCTTGCATTCTATTTCTAatatgttttaataaaaaaattaataattaataatacaaTTGTGTTACTAAAACTTCGGGGAGTATCTCAGTTGATTGAATATGTTAACGTTTGGTCAATAGTCAAGAATTCGATTATCTATATCAAAATCTTTTCGGAAGAACTTCTCATATATGGTTCGctcaatatgatttatttacctAAAGTGTCTCAATTTTTGTCTAAACATATTGGAGGTAGCAGCTGAGAATTTCCATggcataattttttattttttttttacaataatcCAACTGCACATGTCAAAAAGTTATCTTACCATTAATCCTTAAACTATTAAAATTGTATAtgcttataatttttattatattatttcaactaatgttttaaaatcaattttaaaaattaattaaaaattgcaaaattcGTCCTCTGAATCGTCtaatcttaatttttttctctCCACCAATTAAGTAGTCTAATTTATGAGTAGTTATCTTGTTAaaaggtctcacgaatctttatctgtgagacgtgccaaccataccgatattcacaataaaaagtaatactattagcataaaaaataatacttttttatggatgacccaaataaaagatccgtctcacaaaatacgacccgtgagaccgtctcacacaagtttttgccctaaTTTATTCCTTTTTACTCCTCATAACTGACATGTACGTGATATTGCCAATTTGACGTCGTCCTTCAATAATATGTCATCATCTGCTAATGATATGtcatctatactatattattaagtatgATATCTTAGAGTAACTATTTAGaggacatcaaaatatttaattcaataatgACTCTTCTTACTCTGCTAAAAATCTCCTTAAGTCAccccatattttacatagagaAAAAGCTAAACAAAACTTATCTTTTTAATCGAACAACTCtcctaaattgaaaataatttcgtgttaattgtagtattatttgatcaaattaaaaataataataacacatgtaATGTGTGTCGTGCATCatattattacaattttttttattgaaattaagtTTAATAGAAAAATAGATTTTTGTCATACACaacaattaaatatttgatatattgttTAATCAATTAATGGAATGAATATTGGATATTTGCAATACATGTGCTTCAGTAGTTGGTTTTTATAAAATCACCAAAATTATAtaagaaacaaaattaattcTATATAAGCGAAACATAACAAGTTATACGATTAAAACTTATACTTGAACGATCACTTGTTTCTTGGTCAAATTGCATCACCACTCTTGtaaaatttattgcatttaaaatCTAAAAGTCTTAAAAATCAAGTATAAATTTTTTAGAATGAAAAATACAATAGACTATATGTTTTAAGAAAGTTTTTATTTCATCGGAAGGTGTAATTAATTtggagtaggtatcttgtgagacggtcttacaaatctttatctgtgagacggatcaaccgtaccgatattcacaataaaaagtaatactcttagcataaaaagtaatattttttcatgaatgactcaaataagagatctgtctcatagaatacgacatgtgagaccgtctcacacaaatttttaccaataatttgttttttcacAAAAAGTTTGTAATGAAACTAACTCGGTTACTTTCCGTGATTTACTATACTACGATGTCCCACAACATAaacatggtaaaaaaaaatttacattttattttaatattaaatattatttattttaatattaaatattatttcaatcAAATTTGGTGTAAGCTTCTCTATTTAACCGTTCTGTCACACTCTTTCGTCTCATTACTCCCACTGGCCACTCCCCCTCGTCTCTCGAACAAACACAACCTCGTCTTATTACAATACAAACCCAAGAAATCACAGCCCTCCCACGATTCAAATGTCTTCAGACTACAGTTTCCTCTTCATTCCGTCCGCCGGTTACTCTTCAATGGTGCCGAATGTTGAGCTTTTGATCTGTTTCCTTCTGTTTTGCGCGATATTCGCCTTCTGGTTGACACCAGGCGGGATTGCATGGGCGCTTCTGAAGACCCAAATGCGGCTGAGGACTGATCTTCCTGGCCCATCTGGCCTCCCTCTTCTGGGTTCTGCTCTGGTCTTCACGAATTCCTTAGCGCACAGGATCCTCTGCAAGGTCTCTCAGACCTTAAAAGCTTCGTATCTGATGTGTTTCTCAGTCGGGTTCACGCGTTTCATCGTTTCGAGCAGCCCTGAGTCTGCTAAAGAGATCTTGAACAGCTCGGCCTTCGCGGATCGGCCAGTCAAGGAATCCGCGTACGAGCTTCTGTTTCACAAGGCCATGGGGTTCGCGCCGTATGGAGAGTACTGGAGGAAGCTTAGGAGAATCTCCGGCACCCATTTGTTCTGCCCGAGGAGGATATCACGTTTCGGGGAGTTCCGGGAGAGGATCGGACTTCGAATGGTGGAGGAAATGGAGCTGCAGATGGGGAGAAATGGAGAGATTGATCAATTGAAGAATGTGCTGCACTCTGGTTCACTAAACAACGTGATGATGAGTGTGTTTGGCAAGATGTATGATTTTAATGGCGAAAATGGAGACGGGGCCGAGCTAAAACGATTAGTAAAAGAAGGGTATGAACTGCTTGGCATATTCAACTGGAGTGATCACTTTCCAGTTCTGGGGTGGCTGGACTTGCAGGGAGTTAGAAGGAGGAGCCAAGAATTGGCGTGTAGGgtaaatatttttgttggaaATATCATAAAAGAACATAGGCTAAAAAGGGCTGGTAAGAATGGAGAAATATCACATCTTTCTGAAGAAAATTCCCACGATTTTGTTGATGTTTTGCTTGATTTGGAGAAAGAGAACAAGCTCACCGATTCAGAAATGATTGCTGTTCTTTGGGTAATTAAAATTCTATCTAATTCTTGATTTAACATAAATAACATAtgttttttccataattttaactTGGTTTtattcattcttttttttttttctagaacATGCTCATGTTGCATGAAGTACCTATAgtaattttgatgattttttgtTTCTATATGGCATTAGTGCCACAGGCATTGCATGATGGACATCATTTTCACCTTTCTACAAATTTGTATTTGCCTGATTTGTTTTCTGTGTTAAATGCTAGAAAACATTTATGCGCATCTACAGGATATTATAATTTAGTCCTTTTATGGTATATTTACtgtaaataaattttcataaaaaataacatgTTATTAACTTTTACTGCCCTGTCCTAAGGTAAACGCGAATTCGTTTTTGACATAAGAATCTGAATAATTTTAGGCCCTTGTAGATGATGGCNCAGTTGCCATTCTTTTAGAATGGATTCTTGCAAGAATGATTCTTCAACCAGATATCCAAACCAGGGCACAGCGCGAAATCGACGGCGTGATCGGAACCAACAAGGCAGTAACCGATTCTGATCTCCCAAATCTCCCTTACATCCAAGCCACTGTGAAGGAAACACTCAGGATGCACCCGCCAGGCCCGTTGCTCTCCTGGGCCCGTCTCGCCATCCACGACACTCACGTGGGCCCGCACTTCATCCCGGCTGGCACCACCGCAATGGTGAACATGTGGGCCATAACGCACGACGGGAAGATATGGCCCGAGCCCGAAAAATTCCGGCCCGAGAGATTCCTTGAAGAGGATGTCTCCATCATGGGATGTGATCTTAGGTTGGCACCGTTTGGCGCGGGGAGAAGGGTGTGCCCCGGTAAAACGTTAGGCCTCGCCACGGTTCAGCTCTGGCTGGCTCAGTTACTGCATAAGTTCCGATGGACGGATTCGGATAAACATGGCGTCGACCTGTCGGAATGCTTGAAACTGTCGATGGAAATGAAGAGGCCATTGATCTGCAAAGCTTTTCCTAGGATTTCTTGAAGTTATATAATATAAAGTGTTGTTGGTGTTTAGTTTGGTCTAAATCCCATGATTTAGATAAATGGGGATTAACTTTGGTCATAACCACTGAAATCTTTAGCTTCCAAAATGATCGAAGAATATATAGATTATGAAATTAAAGATCAAGAATGTTGGTATAATTAAGGTTGAAAACCAGAAGCTATAGGCTATGGTCATTTCTTGTATTTGGCTTTGTTGTAGGAATGCATGTTGCATTTTGTACATAGCTTTAGAAAATATAAGCTCGTGTTATTCATGAAATTTGCCTAAGTTTCGATATACCGAACATACGAAAAGCAATCCAAGACAAAATCTTGATTACATAGAAAGACCAAAATCGAATCCACGAAAATTTCCGATCTTGTCAATAGATATCTCATCTCAATTATAAGGTGTTATTTTACCACAGTTGTCTAAATTCTACAATCCTTTAAATAACACACACAAGGATAATGTGCTAACAGTTACCGATGTTTTATGCATGATTGCTATAAAAGAATCTATACACAATTTTTAACAGAGAAAGTGATGCGAAAAAAGCAGAGAGGGGGTATTTAAATTGACCCACTAAGCTATTTCGCTTGTCTCCTTTCTNtttttttttttttttttttttttttaatttcaatttcaaataaaacaggtaaaaacaattttttatcaattataCAATTCAAAACGCAGCAAGAGTCTTTTCACCCGATGATAATAAACGTACAAATTAATTACAGgaaaaaaatgtgaattttcTTAGATATGTCACACGTGCATGTACAAATAATAAGTAGTTTGATAATTTATAAGTTGTTTTAAAAAAGTTGAGatatcacattttttttttcaaaaaaactttattttaatatttcacttcttcaaaatatttttatatatcctCATAAATCTTCACTTTATTCTCAAGTATTAAATCTCTGCTTTATccttttactttttattttttttatttatcgaatttaaaataatattttgttatgtattttttttagaatataataaataaaattgtgaaaGTTTTATTGAGTAAATCAGctactataattttttaatcaacatTTACTTGCacgcattaaaaataatattaaatatttttttccaagaAACATCAATTTTTCTAAAGATaagtataaaataaatttacattttaatattaaaattataaaactattttcaaataaatNNNNNNNNNNNNNNNNNNNNNNNNNNNNNNNNNNNNNNNNNNNNNNNNNNNNNNNNNNNNNNNNNNNNNNNNNNNNNNNNNNNNNNNNNNNNNNNNNNNNNNNNNNNNNNNNNNNNNNNNNNNNNNNNNNNNNNNNNNNNNNNNNNNNNNNNNNNNNNNNNNNNNNNNNNNNNNNNNNNNNNNNNNNNNNNNNNNNNNNNNNNNNNNNNNNNNNNNNNNNNNNNNNNNNNNgtatatatatatatttgcaagATCATTTTGATGGCGCAAGTTCATATGATTGAAGAATAAGAACCAAGTGCAATAATGAAATGGCGCTATTGTGTTGTGGGGATCTAAATCCTTCccaaaagaataaaatatttttaaagttgtaccatacaaagcttcaatCCTTTATTCACATCTGTAAAGAAACAAAGATATATGCCTTTAACATCTGAATattcaaatcaaaattttaacccATTTTCATAATTATCATTATTTCAAGACAGATGATATTTACACTCTATTTTGTGTTATCTAAATTTCATTTCGTGtataaaatatgtttaaaattatttataaataaagtgcaaataataaaaaaaaatgagtatAAATATAACtcctttattttaattgttttcaatattatttttggtaaaattaaaatcattgcAACTttgtttgattaaaaaaataatcattgcAACTTGCTTTGGCTCGCTTTCTGGCTGGCCACCTTGATCGTTATACAATAGCCTAGCAATGTTATATATGTATACGTCTGGCTCTTTAATTGGTCATAAATTTTATCTTTATGCAATAATTTATCGACAATATCGATCCAATATATGTCATATCATATTGGATTTGTAGCCATCGAGTAAATAATTAGCGATTTAGGTgccatttttatgtatttattgcACATATGGATATTTTAGTAAGGGTGaatttgagtaaaatacatCTGCTTGCTTATCTTTGAATTAAGATTCAGTCTTtagccataattttttttttataataagtaTTTGACAACACTATATAACTTTAGTTTCAACTCCttacaaaacaaattttagattttttgcatttttattatttatataaatatataattttctccACCAAAataatcatgtcttctgcatcTACTTAATCCATCATTTCTTTTCCCGGGGAAAAAAACATCAGCCCGCCCCCAGGCAAATCCATTTGCCGATCTATTGCCCACCTTTCTGACTTCAAAAAAGGCAATTCGAGGTTAAGCTCAACAGTGTAAGTCAATTATCATCATTGTATTTTAGTAATTTCGAATATGAGATTTTGATTTACATTTATAAAAGTGTATGAGATTCTAATTTTCGTGATTAATGAATATGATATTCTGATTTTGTTTACATCTATAAAggattaagaaattaattatatcaaaaatTGAGACTGGATGAATGAGAATCTGATTTTCTTTTACATTTATCGTACAACCTACTCGCTTAGAAGACTCAAGAGAATTTCAGACGAAGTACATATTATTAAatgcccattaatgttaattgtGTTTTTGCAACTTTAAGTCATTTTCTtttcataaagctaacacaccAAGTCCGAATTAGGTAGCTTTCTGTCATCCGGGAGTTGGTAAAATATTGTGTAATCGTTCCAAAAGAGGCAACTCATTGAACGACTTGACTTTATCATCCTCTTTTCTGACAGGTTGCAGTGCGACTTTATTTTCAACAGTTTGAATACTTTGAATAGTCGGTTAGTTTTGACAGATGATATAACTTTGCAGCTTAAGTTCATATACTTCTGCGGCTTGACTTTTTAACCAGAATGACTTGATCTTCTTAAGCGCTATCCGAACGGCTTGTTCTGGTCTTACAGTCCAAAACCTGTTATTGAAACAGCTCGATGTTATTGTTTGTCAATCACAAAAACTTAAATGTACTTAAAATACTCGAACAAGAATTCATTCACCCTCTTTAAACTCTATTCCGATCCCAACacttcatttatttaattaataaacaattaaataattaattcaattatttgtaaattttctATATTGTATTATAATGCTTGAGGCCCCTTATGCTAACCACTTAGTTGTGACATATCACACAAAAATCTTTCCAATTTTAACTCAATATGCTTTGGTCTTATATATTAATTCAAActgtttctatttttttctcaattaaCTCCTACATATTTGTACACATCATCCTGAATATAGAATATTATAACTAAATCAGGTCCACATATACGAAATATCACAATGTTGGGTTAAGCGTACATAAGTGATAATAGTATTGAGATGAGTGACCTCTTGGAAAGTTCTTGTGCGTCAAGCTGTTAATGTTGTGTCGCTTAATCTAGATGGCTAGGTGGACCGTAAAATAATTACGTCAGATCTTAATGGGTAATACTGCATTTGTTAAGCACAAGGACGACAGTAGGAAAAAGAGCGGGATTGATCTCAAAGGCATATGAGACAACACCAGCAAATAGACATACGTCTCTCCAGACTCAAGTGCCTAACAGCCCGACCCATTAGCACCCAAGTAGGTGCACTATGCATTGTCacaagtataaaaaaaaattatgcattgACTAATAGTTATAGTTTTTAGCCTAGAGATAAGCGATTTTATCCTAACAATTTGTATCAGATCGAGGTCATGATTTCAAGTCTCCTAAGaagcatatttatatatttcttgGAGGAATATTGGGTTAAGCGTGAATGAGTAAGAGTAGTACTGGGATGAGTGAACTCCTAGAAGTTCTCGTGCATCAAGTTGCTGATGTTGCGTCGCTTGATCTGGTCGACTGAGTGGGCCGTAAAATAGTGACGCCATATCTTAACAGGTAATACTGTCTCCGTTGGGGGACAAGTCCAATGGTAGAGAAAAGACAAGACTGATCTCAAAGGGATATGAGACATCACCAGCAGATAGACACTCAACTCCCCGGACTTATGGGTTTAACAGTTCGACTCATTAGTACCAAAGTAGGTGCACTCTGCATTACTACaagtataaaaataaataaaattgcgtCTTATATAATAACTATAACTTTTGACCTAATAATAAGCATTTGATCCTAACACACAACCAaatcaattatttgaaaaatgaaaaacatattATACATAAACGAACACACAATATTTATATCTTGTACCATACACAGCATATGTTCCATGTtgtttaaaacttttttttaaaataatttgtttataatattaaattacattaaaatttatttaatgtaaagtAATCGAATCTATCATTTAGAgaaattcaattaattcttcAATTACTTAAACCTAAATTTAATATGGGCTaaaatagatttaaaaaaaattttaactcttatttttaaagagaaaagctatataattatttttaaaattatattataaaaaataatctttaaaatttatatgaacTTATTTctgtatattaaaataataatttttttcttttcgcaCACAATGTGTGCTTTAGTGCGCTAGTGTTTTGACTGATTAAACTAATTGTGGTaaataaaatagagaaaatattttgataatattacTTTCAGAAAAGAGTTTTAGACGAATTGGAGATGAGATACTGTAAAAcctatataaattaataattttatgacCATATAATTTTACTAATTTAGAGaggttttaattaattataaattattttaaagattttttttattcaacaaatataaaattaattatataaaaaattattattttcactaaTATCTGTATCATATTTCTtgaattgtataaaaaataaattcaatgtatacatttataaaaataagtgggtgatattcatttattttaataattaaataatattcatcaTATTTACTAATCAAATAAAAGTTACCGTATAATGTAAGTACAAATATCTCTGAAACCAATTAACAAAAAAACACCGATTGTGACAAAAACTCTTCAAAATTATATCCAACCATCAATCATAGGTTAATTGTTAAACATTAATCAGATTTCGATAAGTTCAATATGTGTTACTAATGAATTgagtattaaattttattaggTAAATAATTTTGTTGCTTTGATTTTGTAGATTATAAATCTAAATGTTAGTCGGTGGAGGTGTTCAGAAGAGGGTGAATAAAcatctcacaaaatttattCTCCAGAATAACAGTGATATCAAGATCTCAACAAATATTAGCAGTCGAAATCGGATCTCGATCTTCTAGGTTCGGTGGACAAATAGAAAAGAATCAGTGCAGAATGAGTGTATCTGAACTTAATGAaccaaagtaaaataaataaaccacgAACAGTGAATCGGGTAAAGAAAAACACAGTTGAAAGTAAATAACACAAATGTTGTTTATGCAAGTTCGAAAAATAAATCTCTTCTATGTCTCCTCttattctgtttccagaaaAATTTTACTAAAAGAATTTGGTTTTATAATACTTGTAAATACCCACTTCAATATGACTTGCACACTGCCTACTGAAACGCTTAACAACAACTTTTATCAACTTATAAAGATTCTGAACATAAATACTATTTCTCTTAGTTTCAAAACTACACAAAATACAATACAAAAATGAAACACTAGTGAGTAAAAGCTGTTCAGTACATATGATCTTTGATATAGATAATATATATCTTTTATGTATGTCCTTGCAAATTTCAACAAAGCTTTGAATCTCAGATAATATAGGTAAAAGATCGTAGATAGTGTCAAAAGAGTTTGTTTTGAGATGTCCTTAAATATACGATTTGAAACATTCAAATTTGAACGACTATAATTCAGTCATACCATGACCATAATAGAAATAGTACTGGATGTCACGTGTTATTCGTCttattccaaaaataatatgtaGCAATAAATGTCAGAAACACTGACATACAACAGCCAtacttttttgttttatatatgagtaggtctcttgtgagacggtctcacgaatattt contains the following coding sequences:
- the LOC140985499 gene encoding cytochrome P450 78A5-like, whose translation is MSSDYSFLFIPSAGYSSMVPNVELLICFLLFCAIFAFWLTPGGIAWALLKTQMRLRTDLPGPSGLPLLGSALVFTNSLAHRILCKVSQTLKASYLMCFSVGFTRFIVSSSPESAKEILNSSAFADRPVKESAYELLFHKAMGFAPYGEYWRKLRRISGTHLFCPRRISRFGEFRERIGLRMVEEMELQMGRNGEIDQLKNVLHSGSLNNVMMSVFGKMYDFNGENGDGAELKRLVKEGYELLGIFNWSDHFPVLGWLDLQGVRRRSQELACRVNIFVGNIIKEHRLKRAGKNGEISHLSEENSHDFVDVLLDLEKENKLTDSEMIAVLWALVDDGXVAILLEWILARMILQPDIQTRAQREIDGVIGTNKAVTDSDLPNLPYIQATVKETLRMHPPGPLLSWARLAIHDTHVGPHFIPAGTTAMVNMWAITHDGKIWPEPEKFRPERFLEEDVSIMGCDLRLAPFGAGRRVCPGKTLGLATVQLWLAQLLHKFRWTDSDKHGVDLSECLKLSMEMKRPLICKAFPRIS